In the genome of Streptococcus oralis, one region contains:
- a CDS encoding hydroxyethylthiazole kinase: MQKLTNPFPLATSSLIHCITNEISCEMLANGILALGCKPVMADDPREVLDFTKQSQALFINLGHLSAEKEKAIRRAASYANQASLPMVVDAVGIAASPIRKDLVRDLLDYRPAVLKGNMSEIRSLVDLKHHGVGVDASAKDQETEDLLQALKDWCQLYPSKSFLVTGPKDLIVSENQVAVLGNGYAELDWITGTGDLVGALTAVFLSQGKTAFEASCLAVSYLNISAERILVQGMGLEEFRFQTLNQLSLLKRDENWLEAIKGDFYE, encoded by the coding sequence ATGCAGAAATTGACAAATCCTTTCCCTCTAGCAACCAGTTCCTTGATTCACTGTATTACCAATGAGATTTCTTGTGAGATGCTGGCTAATGGTATTTTGGCTCTGGGATGCAAACCTGTCATGGCAGATGATCCCCGTGAGGTTCTTGATTTTACCAAACAAAGCCAGGCTCTTTTCATCAATTTGGGACATTTGTCAGCCGAGAAGGAAAAAGCAATCCGTAGGGCAGCTTCTTATGCAAACCAAGCTTCTCTCCCAATGGTAGTAGATGCGGTTGGCATAGCGGCTTCCCCCATTCGTAAGGATTTAGTCAGAGATCTTTTAGACTATAGACCTGCGGTCCTTAAAGGAAATATGTCGGAAATCCGAAGTCTTGTTGACTTAAAACACCACGGAGTCGGGGTCGATGCTAGTGCTAAAGATCAAGAAACTGAGGATCTGCTTCAAGCCTTGAAAGACTGGTGTCAGCTTTATCCGAGTAAGTCATTCTTAGTCACGGGTCCCAAGGACCTCATCGTTTCAGAAAATCAGGTTGCTGTATTGGGAAATGGCTATGCAGAATTAGACTGGATAACAGGGACGGGAGACTTAGTTGGAGCCTTGACAGCCGTTTTTCTTAGCCAAGGAAAGACTGCCTTTGAAGCTTCTTGTCTAGCGGTTTCTTATCTCAATATCTCTGCCGAGAGAATTCTTGTCCAAGGAATGGGATTGGAAGAGTTTCGCTTTCAAACTCTCAATCAGCTCTCTCTCCTAAAAAGAGACGAAAACTGGCTAGAAGCCATCAAAGGAGACTTTTATGAATAG
- the thiW gene encoding energy coupling factor transporter S component ThiW, whose protein sequence is MRNHQLQVHKLTILSMMIALDVVLTPIFRIEGMAPMSSVVNILAGILMGPVYALIMATVTAFIRMTTQGIPPLALTGATFGALLAGLFYKYGRKFHYSALGEILGTGIIGSIVSYPVMVLFTGSAAKLSWFIYTPRFFGATLIGTAISFIAFRFLIKQEFFKKVQGYFFGERID, encoded by the coding sequence ATGAGAAACCACCAATTACAAGTTCACAAATTGACCATTTTATCCATGATGATTGCTCTTGACGTAGTTCTTACACCCATCTTTCGAATTGAAGGGATGGCACCGATGTCCAGTGTAGTCAATATTCTTGCAGGGATCTTGATGGGGCCTGTTTATGCCTTAATCATGGCTACAGTCACAGCCTTTATCCGTATGACGACTCAAGGGATTCCACCTTTAGCTCTTACAGGAGCTACTTTCGGAGCCCTCCTTGCAGGTCTCTTTTATAAGTATGGTCGGAAATTTCACTATTCTGCTCTAGGAGAGATTTTGGGAACAGGTATTATCGGTTCCATTGTTTCCTATCCTGTCATGGTTCTCTTTACAGGATCTGCGGCGAAGCTTAGCTGGTTTATCTACACCCCTCGATTTTTCGGAGCAACCTTGATCGGTACAGCGATTTCCTTTATTGCCTTTCGATTTTTAATCAAGCAGGAATTCTTTAAAAAAGTGCAGGGATATTTCTTTGGTGAAAGGATAGACTGA
- the tenA gene encoding thiaminase II — translation MEFTDIAMELSKEAWQASFHHPFVLQLQEGTLEPSIFRYYLIQDAYYLKAFSEAYHLLADKTSNQEMKRLLKQNAQSLVEGELFIRKQFFKELGISDQEMDEQPIAPTCYHYISHIYRQFAEPNLGIAFASLLPCPWLYHDLGKALNRKPSPNPLYQQWIETYITDELEQQIKEEEALVNQLYRESDETDKQKMLEAFHRSVHMEAKFWEMAYQHQTWTSDLQSLEKEKK, via the coding sequence ATGGAATTTACAGATATTGCGATGGAATTATCCAAGGAAGCTTGGCAGGCTTCCTTTCACCATCCCTTTGTTCTACAGTTACAAGAGGGAACGTTAGAACCTTCTATTTTTCGCTATTACCTGATTCAGGATGCCTACTATCTGAAGGCCTTCTCAGAAGCCTATCACCTCTTGGCTGATAAGACTTCAAACCAAGAGATGAAAAGACTCTTGAAACAAAATGCCCAGAGTCTAGTGGAGGGTGAGTTGTTTATCCGTAAACAATTTTTCAAGGAATTAGGAATCAGCGACCAGGAAATGGACGAACAACCGATTGCTCCAACCTGTTATCATTACATTTCTCATATTTATCGACAGTTTGCAGAGCCAAACTTGGGCATTGCTTTTGCTAGTTTGCTTCCATGTCCTTGGTTATACCATGATTTGGGCAAGGCACTTAATCGCAAACCATCCCCGAATCCTCTTTATCAACAGTGGATTGAAACCTATATCACCGATGAGTTAGAACAGCAGATTAAAGAGGAAGAAGCCCTGGTCAATCAGCTCTATCGCGAAAGCGACGAGACGGACAAACAAAAAATGCTAGAGGCCTTCCACCGAAGTGTCCACATGGAAGCCAAGTTTTGGGAGATGGCTTACCAACACCAAACATGGACGAGTGATTTGCAGTCCTTAGAAAAAGAGAAGAAATAG
- a CDS encoding energy-coupling factor transporter transmembrane component T — protein MIKVATKTPVISLFFLILSLETSFIPSIALNLSVVAFCILFMLYYRRFKMLAWMLLLAILPSLANYWAIQLHGDASQAVILGTRAFVTVCIGLVFVSSISLKELFLYLAQKGLSRSWAYALIVVFNSFPLIQQEIKSLKEACLLRGQELHVWSPLIYSKVLMTVFRWRHLYLRALSAHGYDEHAQLENRYRTFYIPQRTTLIYLLYFLLLQTSLFL, from the coding sequence ATGATCAAAGTAGCAACCAAGACACCAGTTATCAGCCTCTTCTTTCTAATTTTATCCTTGGAAACATCTTTCATTCCTTCGATTGCTCTTAATCTTTCTGTAGTCGCATTTTGCATCCTCTTTATGCTCTATTATCGTCGATTTAAAATGTTAGCTTGGATGCTCTTGCTCGCCATTTTACCATCTTTGGCTAATTACTGGGCAATTCAGTTACATGGGGATGCTTCGCAGGCAGTGATACTTGGGACGAGGGCTTTTGTGACGGTTTGTATTGGTCTTGTCTTTGTTTCCAGTATTTCCCTAAAAGAGCTTTTCTTGTACTTGGCCCAAAAGGGACTATCGCGTTCTTGGGCCTATGCCTTGATTGTGGTATTCAATTCCTTTCCCCTCATTCAGCAAGAAATCAAGTCTCTAAAAGAAGCTTGCTTATTACGTGGTCAAGAACTGCATGTTTGGTCGCCCTTGATTTACAGCAAGGTTCTGATGACGGTCTTTAGATGGCGCCATCTTTATCTGAGAGCTTTGTCTGCGCACGGATATGACGAACATGCACAGTTGGAGAATCGCTATCGAACCTTTTATATTCCTCAAAGGACAACATTGATTTACCTACTTTACTTTTTATTGCTTCAAACCAGCCTATTTCTATAA
- a CDS encoding ATP-binding cassette domain-containing protein produces the protein MGLELRGIQSPIFSEPIDFTFHAQAFTLLVGSSGSGKSSLFQIIAQVTSLPYSGQVLIDGSEVSQLSTVKRVQTVGILFQNPNHQFTMENLFEELIFTLENIGHPLQEIDTKIAEAVRQCRCEAILHRPIHHLSGGEKQKAALAVLFAMNPRVYLLDEPFASIDRKSRIEILEILKELASNGKTVILCDHDLSDYEAYIDHMVELIDGQLREVFQIPSSEMTQVASKEVASSPELFHMDRVTCELGNHLLFSIADFTFYQGISCILGDNGVGKSTLFRSILQFQKYKGRITWKGWVLKKKKSLYRDLTGVVQEAEKQFIRVSLREELQLDSSDSVRNQRILQALRYFNLEQALDKSPYQLSGGQQKILQLLTILTSKASVILLDEPFAGLDDRACDYFCQWMLEESNQGRSFLIISHRLDPLISVVDYWIEMTSEGLSHLQDVTISKPLPSLNNDTLGEVR, from the coding sequence ATGGGGCTGGAACTACGGGGGATTCAGTCCCCAATCTTTTCGGAGCCAATTGATTTTACTTTTCATGCGCAAGCTTTTACCTTGTTAGTTGGGAGCAGTGGTTCAGGAAAATCCAGTCTCTTTCAAATCATTGCCCAGGTCACTTCCTTGCCCTATAGTGGTCAAGTCCTGATAGATGGGAGCGAGGTTAGTCAGCTTTCTACCGTTAAACGTGTTCAGACGGTTGGTATTCTCTTTCAAAATCCCAATCATCAATTTACCATGGAGAATTTGTTTGAGGAACTGATTTTTACCTTGGAGAATATCGGGCATCCCCTCCAAGAGATTGATACTAAAATAGCTGAGGCAGTCCGGCAATGCCGTTGCGAGGCAATCTTGCACCGTCCCATCCATCACTTATCAGGTGGGGAAAAGCAAAAGGCTGCGCTGGCTGTTCTCTTTGCCATGAATCCTAGGGTCTATCTCTTGGATGAGCCCTTTGCTTCTATTGACCGCAAAAGTAGGATAGAGATATTGGAGATTCTAAAGGAGTTGGCCTCTAATGGGAAGACAGTTATTTTGTGCGACCATGATTTATCAGACTATGAAGCCTATATCGACCATATGGTTGAGTTAATAGACGGACAGCTAAGGGAAGTGTTTCAAATCCCTTCCTCTGAAATGACACAGGTTGCTTCAAAGGAAGTTGCTTCTAGTCCAGAACTATTCCATATGGACCGTGTGACTTGTGAGCTGGGTAATCACCTTCTCTTTTCGATTGCGGATTTCACATTTTACCAAGGGATTTCCTGTATCCTGGGTGACAATGGCGTCGGGAAATCAACCCTCTTTCGCTCCATTCTTCAATTTCAAAAGTATAAAGGTCGCATTACTTGGAAGGGTTGGGTTCTTAAAAAGAAAAAGAGTTTGTATCGTGATCTGACGGGTGTTGTTCAGGAAGCTGAGAAGCAGTTTATCCGAGTCAGCCTGCGAGAGGAACTGCAATTAGATAGTTCAGACTCCGTGAGAAATCAGCGGATTCTCCAAGCATTACGATATTTTAATCTGGAGCAGGCGCTTGATAAGAGTCCCTATCAATTAAGTGGTGGCCAACAAAAGATTCTTCAGCTTTTGACCATCTTGACCAGCAAGGCTTCTGTGATCTTGCTAGATGAGCCATTTGCTGGTTTGGATGATAGAGCCTGCGACTACTTTTGTCAGTGGATGTTGGAGGAGAGCAATCAAGGAAGAAGTTTTTTGATCATTAGCCATCGTTTAGATCCCTTGATCTCTGTGGTTGATTATTGGATTGAGATGACTAGTGAGGGGCTCAGTCATCTCCAAGACGTGACCATCAGCAAACCTCTCCCCTCTCTGAACAATGATACTCTAGGGGAGGTGAGGTAG
- a CDS encoding ECF transporter S component has translation MLKKWQLKDVILLAFLSIFFGGVFVGSGYLFDILTLILAPLGLQAFANEILFGLWCMAAPIAAIFVPRVGSATIGEVLAALAEVLYGSQFGLGALLSGLVQGLGSEFGFLVTKNRYESWLSLTANSIGITLFSFVYEYIKLGYYAFSLPFVLSLLVVRFISVFFFCTILVRAIVKLYHQFAAGGKA, from the coding sequence ATGTTGAAAAAATGGCAGTTAAAAGATGTTATCTTACTTGCTTTCTTGTCTATCTTTTTTGGTGGCGTTTTTGTGGGTTCAGGCTATCTGTTTGATATCCTCACCCTAATCTTGGCCCCTCTTGGTTTGCAGGCCTTTGCCAACGAAATCCTTTTTGGTCTCTGGTGTATGGCTGCGCCCATTGCGGCCATCTTTGTTCCAAGAGTCGGAAGCGCAACGATTGGAGAAGTGCTCGCTGCGCTTGCTGAAGTCCTATATGGTAGCCAATTCGGTCTAGGTGCTCTTTTGTCTGGCTTGGTTCAAGGGTTGGGAAGTGAATTTGGTTTTCTTGTGACCAAGAATCGCTATGAAAGTTGGCTCTCTCTAACTGCTAATAGTATTGGGATTACGCTTTTTAGCTTTGTCTATGAATACATTAAATTAGGTTACTACGCCTTCTCCCTTCCTTTTGTCCTTTCCTTGCTGGTGGTGCGTTTTATTTCCGTCTTTTTCTTCTGTACCATTTTGGTTCGTGCCATTGTCAAACTCTATCATCAGTTTGCGGCTGGAGGAAAGGCGTAG
- the lctO gene encoding L-lactate oxidase, with amino-acid sequence MSYKTSNAEGPVDFINTYDLEPMAQQVIPKSAFGYIASGAEDTFTLRENIRAFNHKLIVPHTLCDVENPSTEIEFAGEKLSSPIIMAPVAAHKLANEQGEVATARGVHKFGSLYTTSSYSTVDLPEITEALQGTPHWFQFYFSKDDGINRHIMDRVKAEGYKAIVLTADATVGGNREVDKRNGFVFPVGMPIVEEYLPEGAGKSMDFVYKSAKQRLSPRDVEFIAEYSGLPVYVKGPQCREDVERSLSAGASGIWVTNHGGRQIDGGPAAFDSLQEVAEAVDKRVPIVFDSGVRRGQHVFKALASGADLVAIGRPVIYGLALGGSVGVRQVFEHLNAELKTVMQLSGTQTIEDVKHFKLRHNPYNPSFPVDSRDLKLY; translated from the coding sequence ATGTCATATAAAACAAGCAATGCAGAAGGACCTGTAGATTTTATTAACACTTATGATTTGGAGCCAATGGCACAACAAGTCATTCCTAAATCAGCCTTTGGCTATATCGCTAGTGGTGCGGAAGATACTTTCACTTTACGCGAGAACATCCGTGCCTTTAACCACAAACTCATCGTTCCGCATACTCTTTGTGATGTTGAAAATCCAAGTACAGAGATTGAATTTGCTGGTGAAAAATTGTCTTCACCAATTATTATGGCGCCTGTTGCGGCTCATAAATTGGCAAATGAGCAGGGGGAAGTAGCTACTGCACGTGGTGTGCATAAATTTGGTTCTCTCTACACAACTAGTTCCTACTCTACTGTTGACCTTCCAGAAATTACGGAAGCTCTTCAAGGGACACCTCATTGGTTCCAATTTTACTTTAGTAAGGATGACGGGATTAACCGCCATATCATGGACCGTGTCAAGGCTGAAGGCTACAAAGCGATTGTCTTGACGGCGGATGCAACTGTAGGGGGCAATCGTGAGGTCGATAAGCGCAATGGTTTTGTCTTCCCGGTTGGCATGCCGATTGTTGAGGAATACCTGCCAGAAGGTGCTGGAAAATCAATGGACTTTGTTTACAAATCAGCTAAACAACGCTTGTCTCCACGCGATGTCGAATTTATCGCTGAATACTCAGGTCTTCCTGTGTATGTCAAGGGGCCACAATGCCGTGAAGACGTTGAACGTTCGCTTTCCGCAGGTGCTTCTGGTATCTGGGTAACCAACCACGGTGGCCGCCAAATCGACGGTGGGCCAGCGGCCTTTGACTCACTTCAAGAAGTAGCAGAAGCAGTTGATAAACGTGTGCCAATTGTCTTTGACTCTGGTGTTCGTCGTGGTCAGCACGTCTTTAAAGCTTTGGCTTCAGGAGCAGACTTGGTAGCTATTGGCCGCCCTGTGATCTATGGTTTGGCTCTTGGTGGTAGTGTTGGTGTGCGTCAAGTCTTTGAGCACTTGAATGCAGAATTGAAGACAGTCATGCAGTTATCTGGAACTCAGACTATTGAAGATGTCAAACACTTCAAACTCCGTCACAATCCATACAATCCATCCTTCCCAGTTGATTCACGTGATTTGAAGTTGTATTGA
- a CDS encoding amino acid ABC transporter permease, with protein sequence MDWSIVEQYLPLYQKAFFLTLHIAVWGIMGSFLVGLIVSIIRHYRIPVLAQLATAYIELSRNTPLLIQLFFLYFGLPRIGIVLSSEVCATLGLIFLGGSYMAESFRSGLEAVSQTQHEIGLAIGLTPVQVFRYVVLPQATAVALPSFSANVIFLIKETSVFSAVALADLMYVAKDLIGLYYETDIALAMLVVAYLIMLLPISLVFSWIERRLRHAGFGNASTLSGK encoded by the coding sequence TTGGATTGGTCCATTGTTGAACAATATCTACCACTATATCAAAAGGCTTTTTTTCTGACCCTGCATATCGCAGTTTGGGGAATTATGGGATCCTTTCTTGTTGGTCTAATCGTTAGTATCATCCGCCATTATCGCATCCCTGTTTTGGCACAACTAGCGACAGCTTACATTGAACTATCTCGAAACACACCCCTTTTGATTCAACTTTTCTTTCTCTACTTCGGGCTGCCTCGAATAGGAATTGTCCTCTCCTCAGAGGTCTGTGCAACTCTTGGCCTCATCTTTTTAGGAGGCTCCTATATGGCGGAATCCTTCCGAAGCGGACTAGAAGCAGTTAGTCAAACCCAGCATGAGATTGGCTTAGCTATCGGTCTGACACCCGTTCAGGTTTTTCGCTACGTAGTCTTGCCACAAGCTACAGCAGTGGCTCTGCCGTCCTTCAGTGCCAACGTGATTTTCTTGATTAAGGAAACCTCAGTTTTCTCTGCAGTAGCCTTAGCCGATCTCATGTACGTCGCCAAGGACTTGATTGGACTCTATTATGAGACAGACATTGCACTGGCCATGTTGGTAGTTGCTTATCTGATCATGCTGCTACCCATCTCGCTAGTCTTTAGCTGGATAGAAAGGAGGCTCCGCCATGCAGGATTCGGGAATGCAAGTACTCTTTCAGGGAAATAA
- a CDS encoding amino acid ABC transporter permease → MQDSGMQVLFQGNNLLRILQGLGVTIGISILSVLLSMIFGTVMGIIMTSHSRVIRFLTRFYLEFIRIMPQLVLLFIVYFGLARNFNINISGETSAVIVFTLWGTAEMGDLVRGAITSLPKHQFESGQALGLTNLQLYYHIIIPQVLRRLLPQAINLVTRMIKTTSLVVLIGVVEVTKVGQQIIDSNRLTIPTASFWIYGTILVLYFAVCFPISKLSTHLEKHWRN, encoded by the coding sequence ATGCAGGATTCGGGAATGCAAGTACTCTTTCAGGGAAATAATCTCCTGCGAATCTTACAAGGATTGGGTGTCACGATTGGAATTTCCATTCTCTCTGTCCTTCTATCAATGATTTTCGGAACAGTCATGGGAATCATCATGACTTCCCATTCTAGAGTTATTCGTTTTTTAACACGCTTTTATCTGGAATTTATCCGTATCATGCCCCAGCTGGTATTACTTTTCATCGTATACTTTGGATTAGCTCGAAACTTTAATATCAACATTTCTGGAGAGACTTCTGCCGTTATCGTTTTTACTCTCTGGGGAACAGCTGAAATGGGAGACTTGGTACGTGGAGCCATCACTTCCCTCCCTAAACATCAGTTTGAAAGCGGACAGGCACTGGGCTTAACTAACTTGCAACTTTACTATCACATTATCATTCCACAAGTCTTGAGAAGACTACTACCACAAGCCATCAACCTTGTCACTCGGATGATCAAAACCACCTCTTTGGTTGTTTTGATTGGGGTCGTTGAAGTTACCAAGGTGGGACAGCAAATCATCGATAGTAATCGCTTGACCATCCCAACTGCTTCCTTTTGGATCTACGGAACCATTCTGGTCTTGTATTTCGCAGTTTGCTTCCCCATTTCCAAACTATCTACTCACTTAGAAAAACACTGGAGGAACTAA
- a CDS encoding amino acid ABC transporter ATP-binding protein, with product MSDTILEIKDLKKSFGDNPILQGLSLDIKKGEVVVILGPSGCGKSTLLRCLNGLETIQGGDILLDGQSIIGNQKDFHLVRQKIGMVFQSYELFPHLDVLQNLILGPIKAQGRDKKEVTEEALQLLERVGLLDKKDSFARQLSGGQKQRVAIVRALLMHPEIILFDEVTASLDPEMVREVLELINDLAQEGRTMILVTHEMQFAQAIANRIILLDQGKIAEEGTAQEFFTNPQTKRAQEFLNVFDFSQFGSYL from the coding sequence ATGTCTGATACTATATTAGAAATCAAGGATCTGAAAAAATCCTTCGGAGATAATCCCATCCTCCAAGGGCTTTCCCTGGATATCAAAAAGGGGGAAGTTGTCGTCATTCTAGGACCATCTGGTTGCGGGAAAAGTACCCTACTTCGCTGTCTCAATGGCTTAGAAACCATTCAAGGTGGAGATATTCTTCTTGATGGCCAGTCCATTATTGGAAACCAGAAAGACTTTCACTTAGTTCGCCAAAAGATTGGGATGGTCTTTCAAAGTTATGAACTCTTTCCCCATCTGGACGTCCTGCAAAACCTCATCCTAGGTCCTATCAAGGCACAAGGACGGGACAAGAAAGAGGTGACTGAAGAAGCACTGCAATTACTGGAACGCGTCGGACTACTTGATAAAAAAGACAGCTTTGCTCGACAATTATCTGGTGGACAAAAGCAACGAGTGGCAATTGTCCGTGCCCTTCTCATGCATCCAGAAATTATCCTCTTTGACGAAGTGACGGCTTCACTAGATCCAGAAATGGTGCGTGAAGTTCTCGAACTCATCAATGATTTGGCTCAAGAAGGGCGTACCATGATTCTGGTAACCCACGAAATGCAGTTTGCCCAAGCCATTGCGAACCGCATTATCTTACTTGACCAAGGGAAAATTGCCGAAGAAGGAACGGCTCAGGAATTCTTCACTAATCCTCAAACCAAACGAGCACAGGAATTTTTAAACGTCTTTGACTTTAGCCAGTTCGGCTCATATCTATAA
- a CDS encoding cysteine ABC transporter substrate-binding protein, producing the protein MKLLKPLLTVFALAFTLIFVTACSSGGNSDASSGKTTAKARTIEEIKKSGELRIAVFGDKKPFGYVDNDGSYQGYDIELGNQLAQDLGVKVKYVSVDAANRAEYLISNKVDITLANFTVTDERKKQVDFALPYMKVSLGVVSPKDKVIKDVKELEGKTLIVTKGTTAETYFEKNHPEVKLQKYDQYSDAYQALLDGRGDAFSTDNTEVLAWALENKGFEVGITSLGDPDTIAPAVQKGNQELLDFINKDIEKLGKENFFHKAYEKTLHPTYGDAAKADDLVVEDGKVD; encoded by the coding sequence ATGAAACTACTCAAACCACTCTTAACTGTTTTTGCCCTTGCCTTTACGCTTATCTTTGTCACAGCCTGTAGTTCAGGTGGAAACTCTGATGCTTCATCAGGTAAAACCACTGCTAAAGCTCGAACTATTGAAGAAATCAAAAAAAGCGGTGAGTTACGAATCGCCGTATTTGGAGACAAAAAGCCATTTGGTTATGTTGACAACGACGGTTCCTACCAAGGCTACGATATCGAATTGGGTAACCAATTAGCTCAAGACTTGGGAGTAAAGGTTAAATACGTCTCTGTTGATGCTGCCAACCGTGCGGAATACTTGATTTCAAACAAGGTGGATATCACACTTGCCAACTTCACAGTTACCGACGAACGTAAGAAACAAGTTGATTTTGCCCTTCCTTACATGAAAGTTTCCCTCGGTGTTGTGTCACCAAAAGATAAAGTCATCAAAGACGTTAAAGAGCTGGAAGGCAAAACCTTGATTGTCACAAAAGGAACCACTGCTGAAACCTACTTTGAGAAAAATCACCCAGAAGTCAAACTTCAAAAATACGACCAATATAGCGATGCCTACCAAGCTCTTCTTGATGGACGCGGAGATGCATTCTCAACTGACAATACGGAAGTCCTAGCATGGGCTCTCGAAAATAAAGGGTTTGAAGTAGGAATTACTTCCCTCGGTGATCCAGACACCATTGCGCCAGCAGTTCAAAAAGGTAACCAAGAATTGCTAGACTTCATCAATAAAGATATTGAAAAATTAGGCAAAGAAAACTTCTTCCACAAGGCTTATGAAAAAACACTTCACCCAACCTACGGTGACGCTGCTAAAGCAGATGATCTAGTTGTTGAAGATGGAAAAGTTGACTAA
- the pyrE gene encoding orotate phosphoribosyltransferase: MTLARDIASHLLKIQAVYLKPEEPFTWASGIKSPIYTDNRVTLAYPETRTLIENGFVEAIKAEFPEVEVIAGTATAGIPHGAIIADKMNLPFAYIRSKPKDHGAGNQIEGRVAQGQKMVVVEDLISTGGSVLEAVAAAKREGADVLGVVAIFSYQLPKADKNFADAGVKLVTLSNYSELIHLAQEEGYITPEGLALLKRFKEDQENWQNA, encoded by the coding sequence ATGACACTTGCTAGAGACATTGCTAGCCATCTATTGAAAATTCAAGCCGTTTACCTCAAACCAGAGGAGCCTTTCACTTGGGCATCTGGTATCAAATCGCCGATTTATACTGACAACCGTGTGACGCTTGCCTATCCAGAAACTCGTACCTTGATTGAAAATGGTTTTGTGGAAGCTATTAAAGCAGAATTTCCAGAAGTAGAAGTGATTGCAGGAACTGCGACAGCAGGAATTCCACACGGAGCTATCATCGCTGATAAGATGAACTTGCCTTTTGCCTACATCCGTAGCAAACCAAAAGACCACGGAGCTGGTAATCAAATCGAAGGTCGTGTAGCTCAAGGTCAAAAAATGGTAGTGGTTGAAGACCTCATTTCAACGGGTGGGTCTGTTCTTGAAGCCGTAGCAGCTGCAAAACGCGAAGGAGCCGATGTTCTTGGTGTCGTAGCGATTTTCAGCTATCAATTGCCAAAAGCAGATAAGAACTTCGCAGACGCAGGTGTGAAATTGGTGACTCTTTCAAACTACAGTGAGCTGATTCACCTAGCCCAAGAAGAAGGTTACATCACACCAGAAGGACTCGCTCTCCTAAAACGCTTTAAAGAAGATCAAGAAAATTGGCAGAATGCCTAA
- the pyrF gene encoding orotidine-5'-phosphate decarboxylase — MRESRPVIALDFPSFEEAKEFLALFPAEEKLYVKVGMEIYYAVGPEVVRYLKSLGHSVFLDLKLHDIPNTVKSTMKILSSLGVDMTNVQAAGGLEMMQAAREGLGDQGILIAVTQLTSTSEEQMQDCQNIQTSLQESVIHYAKKTAEAGLDGVVCSAQEAQLIKEATNEDFICLTPGIRPAGAEAGDQKRVVTPGQAYQIGSDYIVVGRPITQAADPVAAYHAIKEEWTRDWI, encoded by the coding sequence ATGCGTGAGAGTCGCCCGGTCATTGCTCTGGATTTTCCAAGTTTCGAGGAAGCCAAAGAATTTTTAGCCCTTTTTCCAGCAGAGGAAAAACTCTATGTCAAAGTTGGAATGGAGATCTACTATGCAGTAGGTCCCGAGGTTGTGCGTTATTTAAAATCATTGGGACATAGTGTTTTTTTGGATCTCAAGCTACATGATATTCCAAATACGGTTAAATCAACCATGAAAATCTTGTCAAGTCTGGGTGTCGATATGACCAATGTTCAGGCTGCAGGTGGACTTGAGATGATGCAGGCTGCGCGTGAAGGCCTTGGTGATCAAGGGATTCTTATTGCGGTAACCCAATTGACCTCAACATCCGAGGAACAGATGCAAGACTGTCAAAATATCCAAACTAGCCTGCAAGAATCAGTAATTCACTATGCTAAGAAAACAGCTGAAGCTGGATTGGATGGAGTGGTTTGCTCAGCCCAAGAGGCACAGCTTATCAAAGAAGCTACAAACGAAGATTTTATCTGCTTGACACCAGGTATTCGACCAGCAGGTGCCGAAGCAGGGGATCAAAAACGTGTAGTGACCCCTGGTCAAGCCTATCAAATCGGTAGTGACTACATTGTAGTAGGCCGTCCAATCACACAGGCAGCAGACCCTGTAGCCGCCTACCATGCTATCAAGGAAGAATGGACACGCGACTGGATCTAA